The following are encoded in a window of Salvia splendens isolate huo1 unplaced genomic scaffold, SspV2 ctg806, whole genome shotgun sequence genomic DNA:
- the LOC121791418 gene encoding homeobox-leucine zipper protein MERISTEM L1-like, with product MFQPNMFDSHHHLLDMAHKTLENEMDLIRDDEYESKSGTDIMEAPSGDDQDPNQRPKKKRYHRHTQHQIQEMESFFNECPHPDDKQRKELGRRLGLEPLQVKFWFQNKRTQMKAQHERHENTQLRNENDKLREDNIRYKEALTNATCPSCGGPAAIGEMSFDEQHLRIENARLREEIDRISGIASKYAGKPMLSYPHLSPGEGASRSLDLGVGSFGGQVGIGREVFGAADFLRSVSGPTEADKPVIIELAVAAMEELIRMAQAGEPLWIPSISNGAEMLSEEEYGTTFPRGIGPKPLGLISEASRESAVVIMNHINLVEILMDVNQWSSVFASIVSRAVTVEVLSTGVAGNHNGALQVMTAEFQVPSPLVPTRENYFVRYCKQHHDGTWAVVDVSLDNLRPASISRCRRRPSGCLIQELPNGYSKVTWVEHVEIDDRAVHSIYKPLVNSGLAFGAKRWVATLDRQCERLASVMANNISAGDVGVISSPEGRKSMLKLAERMVMSFCSGVGASTAHTWTTLSGSGADDVRVMTRKSMDDPGRPPGFVLSAATSFWLPVSPKRVFDFLRDENSRSQWDILSNGGLVQEMAHIANGRDPGNSVSLLRVNSANSSQSNMLILQESSTDATGSYVMYAPVDIRAMNVVLSGGDPDYLALLPSGFAILPDGPSNEAGGVPEVVGSGGSLLTVAFQILVDSVPTAKLSLASVTTVNSLIKCTVERIKGAVLCDTVV from the exons ATGTTTCAGCCAAACATGTTCGATAGCCACCATCACCTGCTGGATATGGCGCATAAAACACTGGAAAATGAGATGGACTTGATTAGAGACGACGAATACGAGAGCAAGTCCGGGACTGATATTATGGAGGCACCATCTGGCGATGATCAAGATCCCAATCAACGCCCAAAGAAGAAGAGATATCATCGCCACACACAGCATCAGATCCAGGAAATGGAATC GTTCTTCAATGAATGCCCCCACCCAGACGACAAACAGAGGAAAGAGCTCGGCCGACGACTTGGATTGGAGCCTTTGCAAGTTAAGTTTTGGTTTCAGAATAAACGTACCCAAATGAAGGCCCAACATGAGCGTCACGAGAACACTCAACTAAGAAACGAAAACGACAAGCTTCGAGAAGATAACATACGGTACAAAGAGGCTCTCACCAATGCTACTTGTCCTAGCTGTGGAGGCCCAGCTGCGATTGGCGAGATGTCGTTCGATGAGCAGCATCTCAGAATCGAAAATGCCCGCTTAAGGGAAGAG ATTGATAGGATATCTGGTATTGCTTCGAAATATGCTGGGAAACCAATGCTGTCATATCCTCATTTATCCCCGGGAGAAGGAGCATCGCGGTCGCTTGATCTTGGAGTGGGGAGTTTCGGGGGTCAGGTGGGTATAGGTAGGGAAGTTTTTGGAGCTGCAGATTTTCTCAGGTCAGTATCAGGGCCTACTGAGGCTGATAAGCCAGTGATAATCGAGCTGGCCGTTGCAGCAATGGAGGAACTCATCAGAATGGCTCAAGCTGGAGAACCCTTGTGGATTCCAAGCATCAGCAATGGTGCAGAGATGTTGAGTGAGGAGGAATATGGAACAACCTTCCCCCGCGGAATTGGTCCCAAGCCTTTAGGATTGATATCCGAGGCATCAAGGGAGTCGGCTGTAGTCATCATGAACCATATAAACCTGGTCGAGATCTTGATGGATGTG AACCAATGGTCGAGTGTGTTTGCCAGCATTGTTTCGAGAGCAGTGACTGTGGAGGTGTTGTCTACTGGTGTTGCAGGCAACCACAACGGAGCTTTACAAGTG ATGACTGCTGAATTCCAAGTGCCCTCTCCTTTGGTCCCAACGCGGGAGAATTACTTCGTGAGATACTGCAAGCAACACCACGACGGGACATGGGCCGTGGTTGATGTTTCTTTAGACAACTTGAGGCCTGCTTCCATTTCAAGATGCAGGCGACGGCCGTCTGGTTGTTTGATTCAGGAATTGCCTAATGGTTACTCTAAG GTGACATGGGTTGAACATGTAGAGATAGACGACAGAGCAGTCCACAGCATTTACAAGCCATTGGTTAATTCGGGACTAGCATTTGGGGCTAAGCGCTGGGTTGCAACTCTTGACAGACAATGCGAGCGCCTAGCCAGCGTGATGGCGAATAACATCTCCGCAGGCGATGTTGGAG TGATTTCATCTCCAGAAGGTAGAAAGAGCATGCTGAAGCTAGCGGAGAGGATGGTGATGAGTTTCTGCAGCGGCGTGGGAGCTTCGACCGCTCACACATGGACGACACTCTCAGGGAGTGGCGCGGATGATGTTAGGGTGATGACCAGAAAGAGCATGGACGATCCAGGCAGGCCGCCTGGCTTTGTGCTCAGCGCTGCTACTTCCTTCTGGCTCCCCGTCTCCCCCAAAAGAGTTTTCGATTTCCTGCGCGACGAGAATTCCAGAAGCCAG TGGGACATTCTCTCAAACGGCGGCCTCGTTCAAGAAATGGCACACATTGCAAATGGACGTGATCCAGGAAATTCGGTCTCACTTCTGCGCGTCAAC AGCGCGAATTCGAGCCAAAGCAACATGCTCATACTTCAGGAGAGCAGCACGGACGCAACGGGATCGTACGTGATGTACGCTCCGGTAGATATCCGCGCTATGAACGTGGTCCTAAGTGGCGGCGACCCGGACTACTTGGCCCTCCTCCCCTCGGGTTTCGCCATACTCCCCGACGGGCCCAGCAACGAAGCCGGGGGAGTTCCTGAGGTGGTGGGATCAGGCGGGTCGCTGCTAACGGTGGCCTTCCAGATACTAGTGGACTCGGTTCCGACGGCGAAGCTTTCGTTGGCATCGGTAACAACCGTTAATAGCCTCATCAAATGCACCGTTGAGAGGATTAAGGGCGCTGTCCTCTGCGACACTGTGGTGTAA